Genomic window (Qingrenia yutianensis):
GAGTTTAAGGGTGTAAATATGCTTGCAGACATTGGCAACGGCACAATGAATGTTATGTATATAAACGAGTGCAGACCGCTGGAAAAGAAATGCTTTACCGAGAAATACGGCACAAATCAATGTATTCTGCAAATCCGTGAGAATATTATGCGGCAGTTTGGGACAAAGGTTGACGATACAGTTATTGAGCGGTTTATCAGGACGGGTAAAGCGGATATAAGCGAGAAATATGCAAAGGTTATTCGAGATACCGTAACAGAGTATGTGAAAGGAATATTTCGCATACTTCGGGAACACGAATACGATTCCGAGCTTATGCGGCTGTATATCGTCGGCGGCGGTGGCTGTATGATAAAAAATTTCGGAGAATATGACACAAATAGAGTTATAATAAATACGGATATTTGTGCAACGGCAAAAGGCTACGAATATCTTGCCGAGCTTAAATTCCGAAGAAAAGGCGGTGCGGTATGAATAGAGAAATCGTAAATACAAATATTCGATTTAATCTTAACAATGCTGATGACATCAAAGCATACAACTATTTGCAAAATATGGACAGAAAAAAGTATAAATCATACACAAAAGTCGTTGTAATAGCTTTAATTGAACATTTTGAACGGCAACAAAGACTTGAAGCTGATTCATACCTTGAAACGAGAGAAAAAGAGGATATATTTTTACAAAAGGTACTTGATACCATAGAACAAGGACTAAAGACCGCCGGAAACATAAGCGGTCTTATACAGCTTTTATCTGCAAGCACAGTACAGCAACCACAAGTACAGCATAACATCGAAGAAGATACAGATGCTGCCCTGAACTTTGCGGATGGATTTTAACAGTAAATTTTATTAAAATACTGTTACGAAACAAGGTTTTGACAGAAAAACATACGGCAGTAACCACTACCTTTTAATCAA
Coding sequences:
- a CDS encoding adenylate cyclase, with product MNREIVNTNIRFNLNNADDIKAYNYLQNMDRKKYKSYTKVVVIALIEHFERQQRLEADSYLETREKEDIFLQKVLDTIEQGLKTAGNISGLIQLLSASTVQQPQVQHNIEEDTDAALNFADGF